The segment AGGAAGCAGTGTGGTATCGATCGTACCGACATCCACGCCTCTGTTTTCGGCCAGCTTAAGGATCTTCGGATGACGCATCAGCGCTACGGCAGCGTCATAATCAGCCAGGACGATATTCGGAGTCGGAGCGTTCCCATCCATGACCACTTTACGCTGAGATGCGAGGAATCCAATTGGATCAGAATTCGGATCGCTCCAGAGGTCCGTTCCAGACAGGGTTACGATATTCGTGAAATCGTAATCGATAACCTGGCTCACACCTTCACCGACCTGGGTTACTTTGCCGGTGAACATCAGTTCAGCTGCTTGCTGAACAAGACGCCGGGTGATGGTATCCCGGAGATCGATGATATCCTTTGCAAGCAGTTTACGGGCCCGCACCTCTGGCTGATCCGGATTGATCAGGTTCTCCCCGGCTGCTCTCACCTTAAGGTCAATAGCAGTGATCGGGCGAGCTGGTTTGATCAGGGCCGGCTTGTATTGTTTCGCCGTGAAGCCTGTCCGCTGGATGACCTTGCCCGGCTGCAGTTCGGACACATAAGGTGCGATCGGCTTATTGCCTTTCATCGTTTGAATTTCTACAGTCTCGGTTTCAAATGACTCGCCGTCTTGGAAGAATGTATCCAGGATATAAGTGCTTGGCGGCGGCAGCTGACCGATTACTTTCAACAGAGTCGGAAATGAATACAGATCTTTAATGGCCATCGTTGTGAGCCCTCCTTAGTTTACAACCCGTTTGGTATAAATTTTTGCGTTGTTGAGCGCAGCTTCGTGGTTTGCGATTGTATCGGTTCCGCCGAAAATCAGAGCTTCGCGATTAAACTCGCCTTGTGTGTAAACCGTAGCACGCTGCTGAACAGTCGATGCATCCACGATTTCATCTGCAAGAACAGCCACAGGAACCTTTTGAGCAGCACCGGCAGCTGCTGAATCAACAATCGTGCAGATCCACGTTCCGTCAGTCGCGAATCCTGTTCTGGCCATTACGGTACCGCGGGTAAATACAGCACCAGTCGCTGGCTCGATGATGATGGATTGGGTGACGATCGGCTGGACCATTCCGGCGATCAGGTTATCATAGGGTACGCTTTCGTATGCTGGCATTATTTTCGACCTCCAATCATGTTATTGATTTCTGCAGTAAGGGCATCGGCTTCGGCTTTAGATACAGCTTCTGGATCTGGCTTCCCAGGCGCTTCGTCCGAATCGACATTGCCTACACCGCTGTTCTGGGCGTCGTTATTACGACGAGTACCTTCATTGGCTACACGTTCAGCAGAGGCCTTAACAATCTCCATCGCAGTTTCGCCTGCTGTTTTTCCTTCAGAAATGGCTTTGGCGACGATCTCAGCGGCTCCTGGCGCTGTGGCAAGAGCATTCAGTTCAGTGATGCGGCCCCTTTCTTGTGTTACACCAAGATTCACAACCTCGTTGTATAGGTCAGGGTGCTGTGCTTTCAATTCTTCCAATTTCATGGGCTGTTCTTCCTCCTTTGGTTGCTCTTTAATATTTTTTGGCACTGAAGCAGTCTCAGCGCTATTTTCAACCTGTTTGACATCATCCGAAGCTTCCGGTGCAAAAGCCTTTAAATCCAAACCCGCTAGCGGACCCCCACTTCCGAGTAGCTTCTCTGGATCGGTGCCGTCCTTCAACATGTTATTGATCATGATGTCCCGTATTTGGTTCATCGCTTCCGAAGATATTTCACCATTGAAGCTATTTGTCGCTGTCGATAGCAGCTCTTCTTCTTCGAAAAGAATCCCGTCTGCAAACCCAAGCTCGACAGCTTTCTGCGCGTTCATCCACGTCTCACTGTCCATCAGGTCGGCTAGTTCCTCGCGTGTTTTCCCGCTTTTTTTCATGTAAACGTTGATAAGAGACTCATCGACTCCTGCCAACAGGTTTGTACGGCCTGTATGAGCCCTCTTGTCACCGTCGGTAACAATGGCAGCATTATGAATCATGAACTGGGCAAGTGGAGCCATACGGATATCATCTGCAGCTAATGCGATATAGGAGGCAGCGCTGGCTGCAACACCCGTGATTTTAGCCGAAACTTTGCCGGGGTACTCTTTCAAGAGAGTGTACACTTCTGATCCTGCGAAGACAGAACCTCCACCAGAATTGATGTAAAGCTCTACATCTCCGCCGCCCGCTGCATCCAGTTCCTTTGAAAGCTTGGAGGCACCAATGTAAGGTATACCTAACCAGTCATACAGCCATGCGCTCCCATCACCGATAACCGGCCCGTTAAGTTTGATCTTCTTCGGCATCTTCTTCATCACCCCCCTTCAGGCCTTGTTCGCTCTTTCCTGAAACTAAGCCGTTTTGTTCCCGAATCTGCTGCTCATATGCCAGCTGCCGGACGTTGCTCTCATATTCCGTACCTGTCAGCTCTGCAGCTTCTCGAGCACGGGTACTGAATCCATTCTCGACCCGAATAACAGCCGCATTTGCTTCCTTCACCGGATCGAGCTGACCCTGCGAAGGTCCGTGCCACTCCGCTTTGGTGTAGGCCTTAAACAGCAGAGGATCATCGAATATACCTGGAGCATCGATCCGCCCTTTGATCACTGCCTCAGCGAACCATTCCTCATAGATCGGCTGACAGAAATCTGCTGACATCCACGCCCGCCGCATCCGGAACATCTTCCAAGCTTCCAACAAGGCTGCTCTTGACGCAGAGTAGGACGCTGTGAAGTGTTTTAGCAGCAGTTCATACGGAAGCTCAAGCGAAGCGCCTACCTGCCGGAGGATTGATGTGACGAACGGATCGAAGCCGCTGTTCGGACGCCCCGGATTCGCGATCGTCGCCTTCTCCCCAGGATTCAAGAACTGGACCGCCCCGACCCCTAGCTGTAAATCTTCATCGCCGCTAGGCAATGGTTCTCCTGTTGGGTTCTCTATCGGACCCTCAGGAGATAGACCGAAGGCATCAGTATCCTCGCTCTCCGTCTCAATAAAGACGGTGAACATCCCACTAATTACTGCCGCCATTAATTCGGCCTCAGTGTATCTCTCCAGCTGTTTCAGTGATTCGATAACAGGCGCCAAGATTGGAACGCCTCGGCGCTGCTCCGGCCGCTCTGTCTCCATGAGATGAAGAACATTCCGCCGTCCACTCTCTTCCCCGATGGCCGCAACCCGCTGCCACTTCATACCCGGGTCAAAGTGACCGGGATGTTTACTGGAGAACCAATAGGCAGCCACCATTCCATCAGCATCAACTTCCACACCGCTCTGCACCCGCTTGATAGACTCAAGTGGTTCATTCTTCGGTGTACTGCATCGATCGGCTTCCAGGATGCGGACCCTGAGGTCATAAACGGTATGTTTTCGCTCAAGCAATGGCAGTAGGACAAAGGCGTCACCGCTCATGACCCACGACAGGAAGGCCAGCTGCTGCAGCTCATAAAAATTTTGAAGCCCGCCGGCATCACAGTCTTTGGAGTCGGCCCACAAGGAAAACTCCCTTTCAATCTGCCGGCGAAGCAGTGCCGACTTCTCCTCAGACAGGCGCAAAAAATCGGCATCGAA is part of the Paenibacillus algicola genome and harbors:
- a CDS encoding major capsid protein, coding for MAIKDLYSFPTLLKVIGQLPPPSTYILDTFFQDGESFETETVEIQTMKGNKPIAPYVSELQPGKVIQRTGFTAKQYKPALIKPARPITAIDLKVRAAGENLINPDQPEVRARKLLAKDIIDLRDTITRRLVQQAAELMFTGKVTQVGEGVSQVIDYDFTNIVTLSGTDLWSDPNSDPIGFLASQRKVVMDGNAPTPNIVLADYDAAVALMRHPKILKLAENRGVDVGTIDTTLLPDGVTYHGRLRDVGLDVYSYTGTYTNDAGQEVPFIPAGTIAIMSTRDKFTFHYGANVIMDPRSEQFVRVMGKITPQSWVTVEPAQRWLQMLSRPLPVPANVAGWVVAKVL
- a CDS encoding head decoration protein; its protein translation is MPAYESVPYDNLIAGMVQPIVTQSIIIEPATGAVFTRGTVMARTGFATDGTWICTIVDSAAAGAAQKVPVAVLADEIVDASTVQQRATVYTQGEFNREALIFGGTDTIANHEAALNNAKIYTKRVVN
- a CDS encoding head maturation protease, ClpP-related; the protein is MKKMPKKIKLNGPVIGDGSAWLYDWLGIPYIGASKLSKELDAAGGGDVELYINSGGGSVFAGSEVYTLLKEYPGKVSAKITGVAASAASYIALAADDIRMAPLAQFMIHNAAIVTDGDKRAHTGRTNLLAGVDESLINVYMKKSGKTREELADLMDSETWMNAQKAVELGFADGILFEEEELLSTATNSFNGEISSEAMNQIRDIMINNMLKDGTDPEKLLGSGGPLAGLDLKAFAPEASDDVKQVENSAETASVPKNIKEQPKEEEQPMKLEELKAQHPDLYNEVVNLGVTQERGRITELNALATAPGAAEIVAKAISEGKTAGETAMEIVKASAERVANEGTRRNNDAQNSGVGNVDSDEAPGKPDPEAVSKAEADALTAEINNMIGGRK
- a CDS encoding phage portal protein; this translates as MSWLDKTVAAVAPGFAAKRERARTEIARQRAVQDVFNQGYGDHGASRRKKSLTTWTPAAGNADEDIHANLEALRPRARDLFMGGSLANGALKTLRTNIIGTGLKLKPSFDADFLRLSEEKSALLRRQIEREFSLWADSKDCDAGGLQNFYELQQLAFLSWVMSGDAFVLLPLLERKHTVYDLRVRILEADRCSTPKNEPLESIKRVQSGVEVDADGMVAAYWFSSKHPGHFDPGMKWQRVAAIGEESGRRNVLHLMETERPEQRRGVPILAPVIESLKQLERYTEAELMAAVISGMFTVFIETESEDTDAFGLSPEGPIENPTGEPLPSGDEDLQLGVGAVQFLNPGEKATIANPGRPNSGFDPFVTSILRQVGASLELPYELLLKHFTASYSASRAALLEAWKMFRMRRAWMSADFCQPIYEEWFAEAVIKGRIDAPGIFDDPLLFKAYTKAEWHGPSQGQLDPVKEANAAVIRVENGFSTRAREAAELTGTEYESNVRQLAYEQQIREQNGLVSGKSEQGLKGGDEEDAEEDQT